The following coding sequences are from one Brienomyrus brachyistius isolate T26 chromosome 15, BBRACH_0.4, whole genome shotgun sequence window:
- the LOC125709364 gene encoding octapeptide-repeat protein T2-like encodes MGKEADGQKGEQGRRCMGRETGKEVYERRDGKGGTKAERRTGKEVHGQRNREGGTRAEKQEKRSMGKETGREVHGQKDRKGGTRVKRQKEAHGQKGEQGSTQAERQGGRYMGGKMGREVHRQRGEQRYAWAERQEHGWRGGEGACGLQMWAGNRRSGLFSSVT; translated from the exons ATGGGGAAGGAGGCAGATGGGCAGAAAGGAGAACAGGGAAGGAGGTGCAtgggcagagagacagggaaagaggtGTACGAGCGGAGAGACGGGAAAGGAGGCACAAAGGCAGAAAGGAGAACAGGGAAGGAGGTGCATGGGCAGAGAAACAGGGAGGGAGGTACCCGGGCGGAGAAACAAGAAAAGAGGAGCATGGGCAAAGAGACGGGGAGGGAGGTGCACGGACAGAAAGACAGGAAGGGAGGTACACGGGTGAAGAGACAGAAGGAGGCGCACGGGCAAAAAGGCGAGCAGGGAAGCACACAGGCGGAGAGGCAGGGAGGGAGGTACATGGGTGGAAAGATGGGAAGGGAGGTGCACAGGCAGAGAGGAGAGCAGAGATACGCATGGGCAGAGAGGCAGGAACATGGGTGGAGAGGCGGGGAGGGAG CCTGCGGGCTCCAGATGTGGGCTGGTAACAGACGCTCTGGACTCTTCTCCTCTGTCACCTAG
- the LOC125708967 gene encoding suppressor of cytokine signaling 6, translating into MKKISLKTIRKSFNINKGKEEGEFVVVQPALAADFAKDDPVFGGCYSKELATCDLSAEEDKGHKNRSKSESLMGTLKRRLSAKQKPKVKGSAPSLGSVDDDTFSSNSAPISFNEVKTQRPLRSTSLCSHHYSPTPWPLRPANSEETCIKLDTKVKALVHSPGPSPALNGVRKEFHDLRMDRLFQNPSNSLKNSEPQSDDLHINIEDLPVVIGLAPQDYIQYTMPLDEGMYSVEGSHSYCLDSSSPMEVVSQVERGSPPVEDGQIDTDLVISPDIFMETSLNGLLIGTTGVVLQSSRGSGPPLSPLLPPLPGSQIQRNFRRLSSADAQVVERMRHHLNFDPNSVPGVGRVYDSVQNSGPTVVTSLTEELKKLAKQGWYWGPITRWEAEEKLINLPDGSFLVRDSSDDRYLLSLSFRSQGKTLHTRIEHSNGRFSFYEQPDVEGHTSIVDLIEHSIKDSENGAFCYSRSRLPGSATYPVRLTNPVSRFMQVRSLQYLCRFVIRQYTRIDLIQKLPLPNRMKDYLQEKHY; encoded by the coding sequence ATGAAGAAGATAAGCCTTAAAACGATCAGAAAgtcatttaacataaacaaGGGTAAGGAGGAGGGGGAATTTGTGGTGGTTCAGCCGGCACTGGCTGCCGACTTCGCGAAAGACGATCCGGTTTTTGGAGGTTGCTACAGCAAAGAGCTCGCGACCTGTGACCTTAGTGCTGAAGAGGACAAGGGACATAAGAACCGGTCCAAGAGTGAGAGTCTCATGGGTACACTGAAACGGCGCCTCTCTGCGAAACAGAAACCGAAAGTTAAAGGAAGCGCTCCCTCACTTGGCTCAGTGGACGACGACACGTTTTCTTCTAACTCTGCCCCGATCAGCTTTAATGAAGTAAAAACTCAGCGCCCCTTAAGATCCACGTCTCTCTGTAGTCATCATTATAGTCCTACCCCGTGGCCACTTCGACCTGCCAACTCGGAGGAGACGTGCATCAAACTGGATACCAAGGTGAAAGCCTTGGTGCATTCGCCCGGCCCCAGTCCAGCTCTCAATGGTGTTCGGAAGGAGTTTCATGACCTGCGGATGGACAGGCTTTTCCAAAACCCAAGTAATTCACTGAAAAACTCTGAGCCACAGAGTGACGACTTGCATATAAACATTGAAGACTTGCCTGTGGTTATTGGACTCGCTCCTCAGGACTATATTCAGTACACAATGCCTTTAGATGAGGGAATGTACTCTGTGGAGGGATCACACTCATACTGTTTGGATAGCTCCTCACCCATGGAAGTGGTGTCACAAGTCGAGAGGGGTTCTCCCCCAGTGGAGGACGGACAGATTGACACTGACTTGGTGATATCACCTGACATCTTTATGGAAACGTCTCTTAACGGTCTTCTGATTGGTACCACAGGTGTGGTGCTTCAGAGCTCCAGAGGCAGCGGTCCACCACTCTCACCTTTGCTACCTCCACTCCCTGGCAGCCAGATTCAGAGGAACTTCAGGCGGCTGAGTAGTGCTGACGCTCAGGTCGTGGAAAGAATGAGACACCACCTAAATTTCGATCCCAACTCCGTTCCAGGCGTCGGCAGAGTTTATGATTCTGTTCAGAACAGCGGGCCCACGGTGGTGACGAGCCTCACGGAGGAGCTGAAGAAACTGGCAAAGCAGGGATGGTACTGGGGCCCTATAACTCGTTGGGAGGCGGAGGAGAAACTCATCAACCTACCAGACGGCTCGTTCTTGGTGCGAGACAGCTCTGATGATCGCTATCTGCTGAGCCTGAGCTTTCGTTCCCAGGGTAAGACGCTTCACACGAGGATTGAACATTCAAACGGCAGGTTCAGTTTCTATGAGCAGCCTGACGTGGAAGGTCATACGTCAATAGTTGACCTCATTGAGCATTCTATAAAAGATTCTGAAAATGGAGCATTTTGCTACTCCAGGTCTCGCTTACCAGGGTCTGCGACATATCCTGTTCGACTGACGAACCCTGTTTCCCGGTTTATGCAAGTGCGTTCACTGCAGTATCTCTGTCGATTTGTTATCCGCCAGTATACACGGATAGATCTTATTCAGAAACTGCCTTTGCCAAACAGAATGAAAGATTACCTGCAGGAGAAGCACTACTGA